The following coding sequences are from one Oceaniferula flava window:
- a CDS encoding sulfatase family protein: MKPIHFIAATLISASASQAASKPNIVYLMSDDQSTYSLGCYGNTDVKTPNIDRLGADGIVFDRHYNTTAICMASRASVMTGMYEYKTGCNFSHGDMLTSTWKKSYPILLRKAGYRTAFAGKFGFELKETPEGEKLPLPAEDFDMWGGGPQQTQYATKHNKSMAAYAKKYPHSTLSYGAFGRDFIAKAAQAGKPFCLSISFKAPHKPATPDPKFDHVYAGKTFKKPVNYGREHGEHFSKQSKTDRQYERFHSWNYSDQYDQVMATYHQQIYAIDVAVGMIRKALDDHKVADNTVIIYTSDNGFFCGSHGYGSKVLPYEESAGAPLIVFDPRHKNSGKQLRSKALTANIDFAPTILQLAGLSVPDNMDGANLMELYDKQDAEIHQSIALINVWGRYPTHALSVVTKDMKYIHWGYAAEGFEVTEELYHISKDRHELTNQVRNPEYSTALNDLRKAYDQHLAHWKAEAVPYNRYQQYGTVFDRKLPWEERAKALHKRKKKAKTK, encoded by the coding sequence ATGAAACCAATCCATTTCATCGCCGCCACCCTGATCTCGGCCAGCGCCAGTCAGGCCGCCAGCAAGCCGAATATCGTCTACCTGATGTCGGACGACCAAAGCACCTACAGCCTGGGCTGCTACGGCAACACCGACGTCAAGACCCCGAACATTGACCGACTGGGAGCCGACGGCATCGTTTTCGATCGTCACTACAACACCACCGCCATCTGCATGGCATCGCGTGCCAGTGTGATGACCGGCATGTATGAGTACAAGACCGGCTGCAACTTCTCCCACGGTGACATGCTAACCTCCACCTGGAAGAAATCCTACCCGATTCTGCTGAGAAAAGCCGGCTACAGGACCGCCTTTGCTGGCAAATTCGGCTTCGAGCTCAAGGAGACTCCGGAAGGCGAAAAACTGCCCTTGCCGGCTGAGGATTTTGACATGTGGGGCGGCGGACCGCAGCAGACGCAGTATGCCACCAAGCACAACAAATCCATGGCAGCCTATGCGAAGAAATACCCGCACTCCACCCTCTCCTACGGAGCATTCGGCCGGGATTTCATCGCCAAAGCAGCTCAGGCGGGCAAGCCCTTCTGCCTCTCGATCAGTTTCAAAGCACCTCACAAACCCGCGACCCCCGACCCCAAATTCGACCACGTTTACGCCGGTAAAACGTTCAAGAAACCCGTGAACTACGGACGTGAACACGGTGAACACTTTTCCAAGCAAAGTAAAACGGACCGCCAATATGAGCGTTTCCACAGCTGGAACTATTCCGATCAATACGATCAGGTCATGGCGACCTACCACCAGCAGATCTACGCCATCGACGTGGCCGTCGGCATGATCCGGAAAGCGCTCGATGACCACAAGGTCGCGGATAACACGGTGATCATTTACACCTCGGACAATGGCTTCTTCTGCGGCTCTCACGGTTATGGTTCGAAGGTGCTTCCCTATGAGGAATCGGCAGGCGCCCCGCTGATTGTCTTCGATCCACGTCACAAAAACTCAGGGAAACAACTGCGTTCGAAGGCACTCACTGCGAACATCGACTTCGCCCCAACCATCCTCCAGCTCGCCGGACTTTCGGTGCCTGACAATATGGACGGCGCCAATCTGATGGAACTCTATGACAAACAGGACGCGGAAATCCATCAGTCGATCGCCCTGATCAACGTCTGGGGTCGATACCCCACCCATGCGCTGAGCGTGGTGACCAAGGACATGAAATACATCCACTGGGGATATGCGGCGGAGGGATTCGAAGTCACCGAGGAACTCTATCACATCAGTAAGGATCGCCACGAACTGACCAATCAGGTGCGCAACCCTGAATACTCGACCGCCCTCAACGACCTCCGCAAGGCTTACGACCAACATTTGGCGCATTGGAAAGCGGAAGCGGTTCCCTACAACCGCTACCAACAATACGGCACCGTCTTCGATCGCAAACTACCGTGGGAAGAACGCGCCAAAGCTCTGCACAAGCGGAAGAAAAAAGCCAAGACCAAGTAA